The genomic region CCAACCCCAGCCAGCAGTCCACGATCCGCGCGATCTTCCAACCGATCGCCGCGGCCCAGGAGCTTCCGCTCACGCTCACCGACGTGCAGCCCCTGAGCGACACCGACACCGGTGGCAGCAACAGCATGTACGTCGGCATGTCGTGGATCATGGCCGGCTTCCTGTTCCTGGCCGTCCTGCGCGGCGGCGCCCCGCACGTGCGCCGCCTGCCCCAGTTCCTGCCGCTGCTGGCCGGCTGGGCGGTCGGCATGTCCGTCTGGCTGTGGTTCCTCTTCGACGTCCTCATCGGCGCGATCAGTGGCAACGCCCTCGAACTCATCGGCTACGGGGCGCTGACCATCTTCTCGGTCTCCCTTGCCACCGGAGTTCTCACCCGCACCGTCGGCCTGGCCGGGATCATCCCGATGATGGTGGTGCTGATGATGGCCGGTTTGCCCGCCTCCGGCGGCGGCATGTCGGTGTACCTCGTACCCGAGGTGTTCCGGCCTCTCCAGGACGTACTGCCGCTGCCTGCGGCTGTCGACATCGCCCGATCACTGCGCTACTTCGACGGCGTCGGCGTCGGGCAGAACCTGCTTGTCATCGCCATCTGGGGTGCCGTCGGGCTGGTCCTGAACCTGCTGATCGACAAGTGGCTCACACGCCGCCCGGAGGTCGACGAGCCGGGCGCTGGCCCGGCGCCGGCGGCGTCGGTGAAGCTGGTGTCGGCCGAGGCGCACTGAGCGAAGGTCCACCGCCGACCCGCCCGGGTCGGCGGTGGACCGCTACGCCGACCCCGGCAGGATGACCATCGACCAGCCGCAAGCTACACGGCCTCCACACCATACTTGTGGAACAAACCAAGCATGCGCTCGTCAAAGCGTTCCGGCCCCCAGTTGTCGACCTGCACACCTGGTCGGGGCTCGTCGCCCCCTTCCACGAAGAGCCCTTCCGCGCCGCCCGGCGTGTAGATGAAAAGCAACTTCGTCGTGTGCAGACCGACGTTCTTGAACCGATGGCGAACCATTCGTGGGATATGGACGACATCGCCGGTGACCGCAGTGAAAGTTCGTTCGCCATCCAGGAATTCCAGCTCACCGGAGAGCAGGTAGAAGGTCTCCTCCTGATCCGCGTGGGTATGCGGGACCGGACCGCCACCTGGTGGCACGCTGGCCTCCACGATGCCGATGGAGCCGCCGGTCTGGGCCGCCTGGAGGCGCATCGTGTAGACGTCGCCGGAGAACCATCTGGTAACTCCCTGGCCAGCCGGCACGTGCAGGCCGCCCCCGCGACCGGAATCAACGTCAATTCCGGGAATAGAAATGCTCATTAGCCCCCCTGGCAAAGAACTTGCTCACCGTATAAAAGCGGTGAACTCCCTCAACTAGCGT from Micromonospora profundi harbors:
- a CDS encoding cupin domain-containing protein, with translation MSISIPGIDVDSGRGGGLHVPAGQGVTRWFSGDVYTMRLQAAQTGGSIGIVEASVPPGGGPVPHTHADQEETFYLLSGELEFLDGERTFTAVTGDVVHIPRMVRHRFKNVGLHTTKLLFIYTPGGAEGLFVEGGDEPRPGVQVDNWGPERFDERMLGLFHKYGVEAV